GACTGTTTGATACACATTCGACGATAGTTCATTTTGCTTTTCACTGTATCTATTATGACCTATTGCCGACGTTGTTAGTTGTCATAGTGTGCATAAGTGTATATGCAATCGATGATGCACTATGCCCGGTTATGGTTCACGCGCTTGACTATCGGGGCGTATATGCATAGTGGCTCTATGGGCTGTTTTTGATATGTCCAAAATACTTGCTTAAATGAGTTCTGGGGGACTTCTATTTGCTATTTGAGTCGCTATACTAATTACATAACCGGTGAGCAACCACTCGATGAGTTGATTGCTTTGAGCCGAGGGGCATTGTGGCAACGTCAGGTCTGCGCAGACCAGCAACAGTAGCAAGTAGCCCGCTGACCGCCAAAACTGACTATAGGCGGCAGAAATATCGAGTCCTACGCAAGTGGACAGCCAGACGATAGCATTAACACCACCGCAGTTTATTCTGGGTGGTGTTTTTGTTTGGCACTATAGGTGGTGACTTATGCAGTATATTTATTGAGCCAATTACCATGAGGGTGTCATGCCAAATTTTGCCAAAATGCCAGTTATTGTAGTTTTTGCCATAGCTCTGGGACTGGGGGTCACTTTTAACAACAGCTTGACTTTGCCAGCTGAGGCAGATGGCAGCAATAATAGTTTGCTCAAAAGGACAACATTTACTATCGAGCAAGCCGAAAACCTCGCTATGTCCAAGTTTCCCGATGCCCGTGTAGAAGAAATTGAGCTAGATATCGATGACAGTCCGCTGGTCTGGAAAATTGATATGAAAATGAAACCACGTACCAAAATCGAGTTTGAAATCGACGCCCGCACAGGCGAAGTGCTTAAGCAAGAACAGCACAAGTGGTAGTGCACAGCGCTTTTGTAAGTTAAATCTCTTTTTTTGCATCCTCTTATCAAGCCCGGCCTGGCTTTTGCTATGCTGGTCGCTGGAAGGTAAGTATGGCCAAATGTAGAATAATCAATGTTTTGCTTTGCTCCATCTTGCTCTGGGGCGCTTCACCGCTCTTGGCTAACGAGGACGGCGGTGGTGTGCAGTGGCATCGGCTGACAGAAGCCGGTCGTACAAAAATGCTCAAAGGCGACTTGCCAGAAGCAGAAAAAAGCTTTGAAGAAGCTCTCAAGCTTTCTGAGAGCTTCACGCCACTGGATACTAGAAGGATTGTTAGTTTAAGCAATATGTCTCTTTTGCTTAAGGATAAGCAGCAGTTGGACTTAGCCGAGCAGTATTCGCGCAAAGCTCTGGCTCTCATTCGCGAAGATGGCATTAAAGATGGCGCTATGTTTGGTGTTGAACTGAGCAATCTGGCTGGCATCCTGGCTGATCAAGCCAAATTTGAAGAAGCCATGCAACTATACGAAAGCGCCATGCTAATACTGAGCAAGGCGCGCGGCGAAGACTCGCTGGAAGTGGCTACTGTGGCCGATAATTATGCTGTGCTTCATCAAAAGCTCAGACAATATGATCAAGCTATTGAGCTTGAAAAAAAATCTGTGGCTATCTACGAAAAGCGCTTGGGCCGCGATAAAAAAGACCTGGCAGTGGCTTTTGGTAACCTCGCTGAGAGTTACTCAGCATCCGGGGACAACGAAAATGCCAGGCTTTATTCAGAAAAGTCACTGTCGGTGATGCGCAAAACTTATGGCGATAAGCATCCGGCGGTGGCCAGTGCCATGGACAATCTTGCTGGTATTTATATAAAAGAAGGACGTCTGGCAGAAGCCGAATCATTGCAGTTAAGAGCACTGGATATCTTTAAGGAAACACTCGGCGATGAACATCCTGATGTGGCCATCTGTCTCGATAATCTAGCCGACTTTTACACCTCTCAAAAGCGCTACAAACAAGCTTTGAGGCGCTCTGAGGACGCCATGGACATGGTCGAAAAATCACTGGGAAAAGACCATCCACTCTACAAAAGCATCAAGGGTCGCTATGAGACCCTGAAAGAAAAGAACGCTAAAAAAGAGGATGACAAAAAAAACTAGGCGAGGTTTTTCGCTTCTTCTAAGTTATCTGGACCGAAGTGGTAAGGCAATAGTGTAGTCCAGCTCTTTAGCTCAAGGGTATCCTCTGGACCAGGAACAACCAAACTTAAGTCGATGCCAAACTCGGCATAAAACTGTCTTACTACACCAGAAGGATAGCTAAAAGGTTGAATACACAGGGCTACGATTTTTTTGTCGCCGTGATTGATTGCTTTAATGAGGCAGGCCACATCCGCTGATACAGAGCCTCCATAGGTGGCAAACTCCACTGATGCGCCGCTATAAATAGCACCACTGGCAGTGAGCAGGGCTGCGCCCTCTGGCTTGTTGCTATAGGGTGCGTAAGCCATTGTCGCCGCTTGTTGAGCTGTGTGGACAAGCTCCTGGAGCTGTTCCTGACTTAGCTCAACTGGTGTTAGCTCTTTGCTCATAAATATTATTTGTTGCCGTAAGGAGGCAATCTCAATTCAAGATTCATGAGCCAGAGAAGCAGCTCTATATGTCTGTCTGCAAAAAACTTTTCGGCATCATTCTCCTGAGAGATCATGTCGACCTCCACCGGAGTTACTGGTGAGGCTGTTGGAGCAACATATTGACCTGTCGATGATGAGACAACAGCAGTTGTCTTTGCCACGGCGGTAAAATCGGCCATTTCTCTCCTCAGATAATGATACTGACAGCTTATCTCTTGTCTTCCCTATTTACCTGTAGCTCCTCTAATGGCAGCATGAAGTTTTTTTATGCTTCCGGAGCTCAGGTCAAAAGCCCCACAGAGCTGGGCTTTTGCTCCGGGCTGCAAATCACAGGACTGTAGCAAAGGTAACTAGTTAGATTAGCCAGGGCTTAACTATTGCTCTTTAGGTACTTTAGGACGTTGTTAAAGGCCATACTGCGATGCGAAATAGCATTTTTTTTGAGTGCCGGCATTTCAGCCGCTGTAATTTGGTATCCGTCCGGTATAAACACCGGATCAAAGCCAAATCCCCCGTCGCCGCGCTCGCTCAGGGCAATTTGACCGGTCCATCTTACTTCGGTTGTGTAGACAGTCTGACCGGACTTATCCACAAGGGCCAGGGCGCAGACAAAGGCTGCCTGTCTTTTGCCTTGAGGTACGTCTTTGAGCTCGTCAAGCAGCTTGAGGCGGCGGTCGCGGTCAGTGCCAGCACAATAGCGCGCACTGTAAATACCAGGTCTGCCGTCCATGGCATCCACAGTCAGTCCTGAGTCATCAGCTAAAGAGAGTCTTCCTGTCATCTCGGCTGCCCGTGCTGCCTTGATTACGGCGTTAGCTGTAAAAGTGTCGCCTGTTTCTTCGGGATCAAAATCGTCTGGAGCCATATGCCACAATAAATTGAGCGGTTGCTCAGTAGCCAGATTTCTCGCCATTGCTTCAAATTCTTTGAGCTTACCTGGATTTTTGGTGGCTAGAGTGAGTTCGATACTTCTGGTCAATTGCTTGGTCATAATCTACTGTTGCTTATTTCTTTTCCTGGCCACGACCTGAGTCGCGCGATTTTTTTGCACTGGTACTGCTGGCGTCTTTGGATTTGCCCCAGATATTACCATCAGACTTACTTGTGTCTTTGTCAGATTTGGTGCTCTTAGAGCTTTTGGATGTAGCACCTTTTGATTGACTGCTTCTAGCATTGCCACTACTGCCATTGCCGTTGCCCTTGGGCTTGGCTGTGGCAACCGACACTAGAGCTGGCGTACCGCGTTTGCGGTGGTCACGTCTGTGTACTCTAATAACATCCGAAATCTGCGAAATCGCCTGAGATACACGGGCTAGCTGGTCGATATCCAGTACATCCAGGATTAAAAAGATGGTGGCCGTCTTTTTGTCTCTGTGGGTCTCGACCCTGAGGTCGCGCAAGTTGACTTTGTGATCTGAGACTTTTTTGAGGATATCACCGGCAATACCGACTCTATCGAGGCATTCTACCTGGAGACCGGCTGGATAATTGGCATTGCGGTCCTTAGACCAGTCCACTGCCATGCGTCTGTTTTCTTCGATGATGAGGAGATTGTTGCAGTCGATGCGGTGTACAGCGATGCCACTGCCTCTGGTGACTACGCCCACGATAGGCTCACCGGGTACAGGCTGACAACATTTGGCCAGGTGGTGCAAAAGCCCACCCAGACTGGATATGTTGCTTGGCTTTTCTTGTACCTGACTGGGCAGGGCGTATCCTTTTTTCTGGATTTTTTCTGCTTGGTCTACTTCGCGGATGCGATTGACCACTTGTGAGATTGACAGGTCGCCATATCCCACCGCCGCCAGGATATCGCTGGGCTCGACGATGTTGAGTCTCTTACCGACTTCTTTGAGCTTATCTGATTTGAGAAACTCTTCCAGAGTTGCTCTACCCAGTTCAGCTTCCAGCATTTGTCGTCCTTGCTGGATGTGTTCTTCGCGGTGGTGCTTTTTAAACCACTGTCTGATACGGTTTTTAGCCCCATGGGTATTGGCAAAATTGAGCCAGTCCATCTTGGGCATGCCGTTTTTACTGGTGATGATTTCGACTATATCGCCGTTTTTCATCACTGAGTTGAGCGGCACAATGCGGTCATTGATACGAGCCCCGACACAGCGGTGACCGATATCGGTGTGGATGCGATAGGCAAAGTCGATAGGTGTAGATCCTGTGGGCAAGTCAATTACATCGCCCCTGGGACTAAAGACAAAGACTTCATCAGCAAAGAGGTCCATTTTGACTTCTTCGAGATATTCAGAGGCGTCTTTGAGGTCCTGTTGCCAGTCGACCAGTTGTCTCAACCAGGCTAGTTTTTTGTCCGCATTGCCATCAGCTTTGACTGCTTCGCCTGCTTCTTTGTAGGCCCAGTGTGCGGCGATACCGTATTCGGCGATATGGTGCATGCGTCTTGTTCTGATTTGGATTTCGACTGGTTTGCCTTTTGGTCCAATTACAGCTGTGTGCAATGACTGGTAGCTATTAAATTTAGGCATAGCGATATAGTCTTTAAAACGCCCTGGTATCGGGCGAAATATCGAGTGCACACTACCCATAACTTCGTAGCATTTTTGCGTGTCGGGATCTGCTTCCAGCTCGCAAAAGTTTTTGTCTTCTGAGCTATCGATGATAACGCGCACGGCCAGTACATCGTATAGCTCAGCAAAAGTCTTTTGCTGCTTTTTCATTTTGCGCCAGATGCCAAACAAATGTTTTGGTCTGCCAAAAATGTCTGCCTGGATATTGCGATTCTCCAGTTCTACTCTCAGTTTTTCCACGACTTCGTTGAGCAACTGTTCGCGGTCGGCTCTGGTGTCAGCCACCAGTCTTTCAATTTCTTCGTATTCATCTGGATGGAGATAGCGCAGACCTAAGTCTTCTAACTCCCATTTCATGCGACCTAAACCAAAGCGATTAGCCAAAGGCGCGTAGATTTCCAGGGTTTCTTTGGCTTTTTCGGCTTGCTTATGGGGCAGCATGTGCTCCATCGTGCGCATATTGTGGAGACGGTCGGCTAGTTTTACCAGGACCACCCGCACGTCTTCGGCCATCGCCACCATCAGTTTGCGGAAGTTCTCTGCCTGTCTTTCTTCTTTAGAGCTAAAGCTAAACTTACCTAGCTTGGTCACACCCTCGACAATGCGGCGGATGTCTGCGCCAAACTTTTCTTCCATTTCTTTTGGCTTGACGTCACAGTCTTCCAGCACGTCATGGAGCAAACAGGAGCAAATCGTTTCGGTATCGGCATTGAGTTCGGCTAAGATGCAGGCAACTTCCACTGGATGGATGATGTATGGATCTTCTGACTTGCGCATTTGACCGTCATGCGACTGATAAGCAAAGTCATATGCCCGGCTGATAAGCTCTACGGCCTCTTTGGGACGACCCTGACGCTCGACTATTTCAAATAACGGCTGGCCTATCTCTGACTTGGTCTTCATTGCTACTACAATTATGGGTACAGTGATTATACCCACTGGCGCCAATTCTCAGAGTCTTTATAAAGCAATACCTTGACTATTTATCTATCTATTTGGATGACCAGGGCGTGCTATTGAGATCCTTTGGAAAAGGATTACCGCTGGCCCCCCAGTTTGTCTCACTGGAGTTGTTGAGAGAGCGCCTGCTGCTATAGACGCCACTGTTATAGATGCTGGTATTGCCAAAGTAAGAGTTGTTATGTGAGCCGGCATAATAGCTGCCTGAAGCTGAGGAGTCAGTAGTGGGCGCACTGTAATAATTGCCCGAAGCCTTGGACGGGGCTGTCTGGATTACTTGGACACTGGATAAGCGGCCTGAGCTAGGGATGCCGCCTCTATTTAGACCGTAACTATTACCCCAATAGCGTCCACCCATATACTGATAGGGTGTAAAAGCTCTGCCAAACCCATAGGAAGGCACAAAGCTATTAAGGCTGGAGATGCCTGGGATACCGGGTATTCCGGGGATAGACGGGACAAATGAAGGCAGATGGCTGTAGGGCACGCTAAAAGGCGCAGCCACAGTGCCTATATATGGTGCCGATAGGCTCATGCCGGTGGAGGGCAGACTGTGTCTGAGCCATTGACCCTGGCTATAAGCCATGGCGGGATTAAAAAATGACCTGCCATTATTAAAAGTAGGGTCTGGCAAAACTATCTGGGCTGGCAAACTGGACTCGACTGGTTGGTCCTGGGCGAGGACTGGCAGATTGGTCAAAAACAAAAGGGTGGCGAGGACCAAATTGATTTGTAGTTTGCGCCTCAAAAAAATCATGATTGCCTCTATTTGTGTGCTGGACTGCAATAGAGTACTGCAAATGCCTTGATTTTTAGGATGAAAGATTGAACTCGCTTGGCCCGTTTACAAATCCATTACAAAAAAATTGTTCAATAAGAGCACCTCGAATTTACACCTCTTTTACCAACCCCACTTTTCTTATATACAGGTGCTGCAATGGCCAACCACTTAGAGGGGCAAGACGCCCCGGTAAATCCTGCTGCCGGTTCAGATCGCGTAACACCACAACAAGCTGGTTCTGATGCTGGTTTTAATCCCAATGATTTTCAAAGAGGATCAAGCGGCAATCCTACTGATGCCAATCCCTCTCAAAACGTAGGTAATCTGCGCCCAGGCAACGATAATGCACTGCCACCTGAGACTCAGGTCAACTTTAACGATCATCCACTTAATAACTTTGACAGTCAAAAGCCTTCCAATTCTAAGCCTGAAGCGCCAGAAGCACCAAAACCATCAAATCAGGAAAAAAACGAGAGTCCTGCCCAAAACTCAGGAGGTGATAGTTCGCCTCAGTCTTCTAACGCTGAACAAGCCGCTCAGGGCGATGCCAGACCACCTCAGCCTAGTGAAGCACCAACTTCAACTACTCCCTCTGATGCCAATAATAGTCAAGCCGCTGGTAGAGATGGCACTCAAGCCACTAGTGCTGATGCTCCTCCAAGTAATCAGTCACCCAAAAACGAATCAGATAGTGGTAACTCAGCCAAAACACAGGATTCACCTGCGGCTAATTCGGTAAAAGACAGTGCTTCAAGTGCTAAAGAAGCTGAATCAGATAAAAAGCCCAGCGACGCAAATAGCCCTAATCCGCCTCAATCGCCAGAAGGTAGCAGTCCAAGTGGCAGGAATGAATCAACGCCAGCGAAAGACTCAAACAATACTCCGCCCACCGATGCACCTCCATCACCTGGTAATACCAATCAATCTCGTCCAGAAAGCAACGCCAACCCACCTGAAGCTAGTCAACCAAGCAATCAAAATCCTAATCAGTCAAATCCAGAGAACAGCGCTCAACCAAGTGAAGCAACGCAGTCAAGCAATCAAAATCCCAATCAGTCGAGTGCAGAGAGCAACGGTCAACCATCTGAAGCAACTCAGTCAAGCAATCAAAATCCCAATCAATCTCGTCCAGAAGCTAATACACAAGCAACTGACAAAAACCCAGCGCCCAGAGATTCTCAGGGCAATGAAGCAAGGGATAAAAATGATTCAGCCGCAGCTGCTAACGACGCTAATACAAGCCCTAACAGCCCCAATAGTGCGCGCAACAGTGGCAACTCAGCGCAAAGCGGACAGGCTCTCAGACCTGTGGCAACAACTGCCCCTAATTGGTAGCAATTACTGGATGATGGTGGCTGACCAGACATAGTACTGGATGCGCCAGCTGCCATCTTCGTGATACATGATCACGTCTAGTTTGCACGGAAAAGTCCGACCAAGATCGCTGGCTGTGCCAGTGCCTTTCATCAGGCATCTTTGCCCTTGCATCACTTGAGAGTTGATGCGAGGGTTAAAGACGTAGCCGGTTTTGAGCTTTTGTAGCTCGTAGGCTGCTGCTTGTCCCTTGAGATTGATAAAAGGGATGCGTGTTGTAGAGATCCAGTATTTTGCTACCTGAGTGATGTTCTTAGCGTAATAGAGCTCTCTTATGTACTGATAAAAGACCGCTGCGGGCTGACTTTCGCAATCGGCAGCAGGCGCATGCATGGTTGCTGTGATGATAAGTGCGCTTATGGTCAGTAGTTTTACGAGTGCTTTCATTACTTTCTCAGGCAGGGGATTTGACTTTGGTGTTTTTATAAACTGGAGTGAGCCAGTGGTGATATTTGGGGATTTCGCCACGGCAGACCTGGATGTACTTGTCTTTAATCATAGTCGATATGGGACCGGCGCTGCCACTTCCTATCGGTCTGCGATCAATTTCAATGACTGGAGCTATCTGAGCACCAGTTCCGCAAAAGAAAACTTCATCAGCGATATAAAGCTCGGAACGGTCGATGGTACGACATTCGGCTTTGATACCAAATTCTTCCTCAGCCATGGTCATGATGGTACTGCGGGTGACGCCTTCCAAAATATTTTCAGTGGATGGTGTGGTGATAAGTCTGCCGTTTTTGACAATAAATACGTTCATGGCAGATCCTTCCGAGACGTGACCGTTTTCGGAAAGTACTATGCACTCGTCAAAACCAGCCATGATGGCGTCAGTTTTGGCAAGAGCGGTGTTGGCATAAGCGCCGACAATCTTGGCCCGGGCTGGTATGGCGTTGTCTTCCACTCTTCTCCAGCTTGAGACCTGTACTTTGAGACCAGGGGCGCCGTGGAAGTAGTCACCAAAAGGAACACTGAAAATGCACATATCCGAAGGGTTGTTTTCGAGGCTGGGACCAACTCTATGGACTGTTTTGTAAGCGCAAGGACGGACATAAGTGTCAGTCTTTGGTGCGTTTTTTTGCAAAAGCTGAATGACGATATCGCAGAGTTCGTCAACTGAATATTTGACACCGAGATACATTATTTTCATGCTGTCAGCCATGCGCTCAAAATGTTCGCGCAGTCTGAAGACATAGATTTCTTGATCCTGAGGATTCCAGTAGCCGCGTATACCTTCAAAGACTGCCGTACCATACATGAACGAATGGTTCATGATGCTTAGCTTAGCGTCTTGTAGAGGGACAAAACCGCCTTCAAAAAAGGCATAGTTAATTTCGTCAGCCATGGATTATTCCTTATTGTTGACCCTTGCAGTATCTAATTCGATCTTCGATGGTGCGTCTTTGAGAATTGTCTGGTTTAAGGACCAGATATTTTTCAAAAGCGTTAGCAGCATCAGACCACTCTTTGTCGCTTTCCTGAAGTACTCCCAGCTCGTAAAAGCCGTCGGCATAATCAGGTTCG
Above is a window of Candidatus Obscuribacter sp. DNA encoding:
- the rdgB gene encoding RdgB/HAM1 family non-canonical purine NTP pyrophosphatase — encoded protein: MTKQLTRSIELTLATKNPGKLKEFEAMARNLATEQPLNLLWHMAPDDFDPEETGDTFTANAVIKAARAAEMTGRLSLADDSGLTVDAMDGRPGIYSARYCAGTDRDRRLKLLDELKDVPQGKRQAAFVCALALVDKSGQTVYTTEVRWTGQIALSERGDGGFGFDPVFIPDGYQITAAEMPALKKNAISHRSMAFNNVLKYLKSNS
- a CDS encoding bifunctional (p)ppGpp synthetase/guanosine-3',5'-bis(diphosphate) 3'-pyrophosphohydrolase is translated as MKTKSEIGQPLFEIVERQGRPKEAVELISRAYDFAYQSHDGQMRKSEDPYIIHPVEVACILAELNADTETICSCLLHDVLEDCDVKPKEMEEKFGADIRRIVEGVTKLGKFSFSSKEERQAENFRKLMVAMAEDVRVVLVKLADRLHNMRTMEHMLPHKQAEKAKETLEIYAPLANRFGLGRMKWELEDLGLRYLHPDEYEEIERLVADTRADREQLLNEVVEKLRVELENRNIQADIFGRPKHLFGIWRKMKKQQKTFAELYDVLAVRVIIDSSEDKNFCELEADPDTQKCYEVMGSVHSIFRPIPGRFKDYIAMPKFNSYQSLHTAVIGPKGKPVEIQIRTRRMHHIAEYGIAAHWAYKEAGEAVKADGNADKKLAWLRQLVDWQQDLKDASEYLEEVKMDLFADEVFVFSPRGDVIDLPTGSTPIDFAYRIHTDIGHRCVGARINDRIVPLNSVMKNGDIVEIITSKNGMPKMDWLNFANTHGAKNRIRQWFKKHHREEHIQQGRQMLEAELGRATLEEFLKSDKLKEVGKRLNIVEPSDILAAVGYGDLSISQVVNRIREVDQAEKIQKKGYALPSQVQEKPSNISSLGGLLHHLAKCCQPVPGEPIVGVVTRGSGIAVHRIDCNNLLIIEENRRMAVDWSKDRNANYPAGLQVECLDRVGIAGDILKKVSDHKVNLRDLRVETHRDKKTATIFLILDVLDIDQLARVSQAISQISDVIRVHRRDHRKRGTPALVSVATAKPKGNGNGSSGNARSSQSKGATSKSSKSTKSDKDTSKSDGNIWGKSKDASSTSAKKSRDSGRGQEKK
- a CDS encoding cytidine deaminase is translated as MSKELTPVELSQEQLQELVHTAQQAATMAYAPYSNKPEGAALLTASGAIYSGASVEFATYGGSVSADVACLIKAINHGDKKIVALCIQPFSYPSGVVRQFYAEFGIDLSLVVPGPEDTLELKSWTTLLPYHFGPDNLEEAKNLA
- a CDS encoding branched-chain amino acid transaminase yields the protein MADEINYAFFEGGFVPLQDAKLSIMNHSFMYGTAVFEGIRGYWNPQDQEIYVFRLREHFERMADSMKIMYLGVKYSVDELCDIVIQLLQKNAPKTDTYVRPCAYKTVHRVGPSLENNPSDMCIFSVPFGDYFHGAPGLKVQVSSWRRVEDNAIPARAKIVGAYANTALAKTDAIMAGFDECIVLSENGHVSEGSAMNVFIVKNGRLITTPSTENILEGVTRSTIMTMAEEEFGIKAECRTIDRSELYIADEVFFCGTGAQIAPVIEIDRRPIGSGSAGPISTMIKDKYIQVCRGEIPKYHHWLTPVYKNTKVKSPA
- a CDS encoding PepSY domain-containing protein, coding for MPNFAKMPVIVVFAIALGLGVTFNNSLTLPAEADGSNNSLLKRTTFTIEQAENLAMSKFPDARVEEIELDIDDSPLVWKIDMKMKPRTKIEFEIDARTGEVLKQEQHKW
- a CDS encoding tetratricopeptide repeat protein; translated protein: MAKCRIINVLLCSILLWGASPLLANEDGGGVQWHRLTEAGRTKMLKGDLPEAEKSFEEALKLSESFTPLDTRRIVSLSNMSLLLKDKQQLDLAEQYSRKALALIREDGIKDGAMFGVELSNLAGILADQAKFEEAMQLYESAMLILSKARGEDSLEVATVADNYAVLHQKLRQYDQAIELEKKSVAIYEKRLGRDKKDLAVAFGNLAESYSASGDNENARLYSEKSLSVMRKTYGDKHPAVASAMDNLAGIYIKEGRLAEAESLQLRALDIFKETLGDEHPDVAICLDNLADFYTSQKRYKQALRRSEDAMDMVEKSLGKDHPLYKSIKGRYETLKEKNAKKEDDKKN